One Mycobacterium sp. SMC-4 DNA window includes the following coding sequences:
- a CDS encoding ammonium transporter yields MVLALPDDQFLPFGPEGLSAGDTAWVLTSAALVLLMTPGLAFFYGGLSRQKSVLNMMMMSFGSMGLVSVIYVLWGYSMSFASSHTGGSDILGLFDNPFTLFGVSQLTEVREIDGVETFVLGGFGSVPAIAWVAFQLTFAVITVALISGAVAERMKFGTWLLFGGIWVTLVYFPLAHMVWGGGLLSDSESGIAAMMFGSEDGEANVAPIDFAGGTVVHINAGMAALVLAILLGKRAGFGRSAFRPHNIPFVMLGAALLWFGWFGFNVGSEGAANMVAGAVWVNTTAATAAAMLAWLVVERIRDGHATSVGAASGIVAGLVAITPACGSLSAIGSLILGAVAGVLSALAISLKYKFGYDDSLDVVGVHLVAGLWGTVGVGLLATETGLFYGGGIEQLIVQIVIAVVAVVFTGVMTLIIAFIVKPMGWRVSKEDEDTGIDETEHAETAYEFA; encoded by the coding sequence GTGGTCTTGGCCCTGCCAGACGACCAATTCCTTCCGTTCGGGCCGGAGGGCCTGAGCGCGGGAGACACGGCGTGGGTGCTCACATCCGCCGCGTTGGTGTTGCTCATGACACCCGGTTTGGCGTTCTTCTACGGCGGGCTTTCTCGGCAGAAGTCCGTGCTCAATATGATGATGATGTCGTTCGGCTCGATGGGCCTGGTCAGTGTCATCTATGTGCTCTGGGGTTACTCGATGTCGTTTGCTTCGTCGCACACCGGCGGAAGCGACATTCTCGGCCTCTTCGACAATCCGTTCACGCTCTTCGGGGTCAGTCAGCTGACCGAGGTCCGCGAGATCGACGGCGTGGAGACCTTCGTCCTGGGTGGTTTCGGGTCGGTCCCTGCCATCGCCTGGGTGGCCTTCCAGCTCACCTTCGCGGTCATCACGGTGGCGCTGATCAGCGGTGCCGTCGCCGAGCGGATGAAGTTCGGGACCTGGCTGCTCTTCGGTGGCATCTGGGTCACCCTGGTGTATTTCCCACTGGCCCACATGGTCTGGGGTGGCGGTCTGCTCTCTGATTCGGAATCGGGCATCGCGGCAATGATGTTCGGTTCAGAAGACGGCGAGGCCAATGTGGCACCGATCGACTTCGCCGGCGGCACCGTGGTGCACATCAACGCCGGTATGGCGGCGCTGGTGCTGGCGATCCTGCTGGGCAAGCGGGCCGGGTTCGGCCGGAGCGCCTTCCGCCCGCACAACATCCCGTTTGTGATGCTCGGCGCCGCCCTGCTGTGGTTCGGCTGGTTCGGGTTCAACGTCGGCTCCGAGGGCGCGGCCAACATGGTCGCCGGCGCGGTGTGGGTCAACACCACCGCAGCGACGGCGGCAGCGATGCTGGCCTGGTTGGTCGTCGAGCGTATCCGGGACGGCCATGCCACCAGCGTCGGCGCAGCCTCGGGCATCGTCGCGGGTCTGGTGGCGATCACCCCGGCGTGCGGGTCGCTGAGCGCGATCGGCTCATTGATCCTCGGTGCGGTGGCCGGTGTGTTGTCCGCGCTGGCGATCTCGCTGAAGTACAAGTTCGGGTACGACGATTCGCTCGACGTGGTCGGTGTGCACCTGGTCGCCGGCCTGTGGGGCACCGTGGGTGTCGGCTTGCTGGCCACCGAAACCGGGCTGTTCTACGGTGGTGGGATCGAGCAACTCATCGTGCAGATCGTGATCGCCGTAGTCGCCGTCGTGTTCACTGGTGTGATGACCCTCATCATTGCGTTCATCGTCAAGCCGATGGGATGGCGGGTGTCCAAGGAGGACGAGGACACTGGTATCGATGAGACCGAACATGCCGAAACGGCTTACGAGTTCGCCTGA
- a CDS encoding P-II family nitrogen regulator produces the protein MKLITAIVKPFTLEDVKTGLEQTGILGMTVSEVQGYGRQKGHTEVYRGAEYSVDFVPKVRVEVVVDDAAVDKVVDVIVQAARTGKIGDGKVWVSPVDTVVRVRTGERGADAL, from the coding sequence ATGAAGCTGATTACTGCGATCGTCAAGCCGTTCACGCTGGAGGATGTCAAGACCGGTCTGGAACAGACGGGCATCCTGGGCATGACCGTCAGCGAGGTTCAGGGTTACGGTCGCCAAAAGGGGCACACCGAGGTGTACCGGGGTGCGGAGTACTCCGTCGACTTCGTCCCGAAGGTCCGGGTGGAGGTTGTCGTCGACGACGCTGCCGTCGACAAGGTGGTGGACGTGATCGTCCAGGCTGCTCGCACCGGCAAGATCGGCGACGGCAAGGTGTGGGTCAGTCCGGTCGACACGGTTGTCCGGGTGCGCACCGGTGAACGGGGGGCAGACGCTCTCTGA
- a CDS encoding [protein-PII] uridylyltransferase: protein MSKHPQPAAGHSRWERPAAGSARPATDLTAAAQQLVSGGNRPLDAAALRNALLDLFDFWLTTKAAEIGITATSGFAIVATGGLGRGELLPYSDLDLMLLHDNMPPEAVGGVAELLWYPLWDANIRLDHSVRTVPEALTVGAEDMSAGLAMLEARHIAGDADLSALLIGGARRQWRTGIASRFDELVEHTRARWQRSGEIAHRAEPDLKCGRGGLRDVQLLNALAIAQLADVYPSRSLASPTETLGEAHLSLLNVRTELHRVAGRGRELLLAQHADEIGAALRIGDRFDLARILSDAARTVSYYVDAGIRTAANALPRRGLAVLRRPVRRPLDEGVIEFNGEVVLARDARPERDTGLILRVAAASAVTGLPMAASTLSRLVESAPELRAPWPRQALKDLLVMLAAGPSVVATIEALDRTGLWGRLFPEWGAVRDLPPRDVVHIWTVDRHLVETVSRASALTTRVSRPDLLVLGALVHDIGKGRGGDHSIIGAELATQIGNRLGLWPSDIDILAAVVRHHLLLAKTATRRDLQDPRTIATVVDALGGDLVVLELLHALAEADSLATGPGVWGDWKASLIGDLVRRCRLVMAGEPLPKPDPIDARFVALAAGSGVHVELVPADTAHIYQVTMIAPDSRGLLSKTAGVLALNSLRVHSASVNGCHGSAVNTFVVSPHFGSPPAAELLRQQLILAIDGELDVVGGLEKKAADAAASGRVGEVRPAVPINSPAAPPRVLWHDGAEAGQLVAEIRATDRAGLLSALTAVFERAGVDIAWAKVTTLGSSVVDVFGIVLPPGSTVETVRPKLELQLFAVLPAPPAKPVEEAS, encoded by the coding sequence ATGAGCAAGCACCCGCAGCCCGCCGCCGGGCACTCCCGTTGGGAGCGTCCGGCGGCGGGTTCTGCCCGTCCTGCAACAGATCTCACCGCAGCGGCGCAACAACTGGTCAGCGGTGGAAACCGCCCGCTCGATGCGGCGGCGCTGCGCAATGCGTTGCTCGACCTCTTCGACTTCTGGCTCACCACCAAAGCCGCCGAGATCGGCATCACCGCGACAAGCGGGTTCGCCATTGTCGCCACCGGTGGGCTGGGCCGAGGCGAACTGCTTCCGTACTCCGACCTGGACTTGATGTTGCTGCATGACAACATGCCGCCGGAGGCCGTCGGCGGGGTTGCGGAGCTGCTGTGGTACCCGCTGTGGGACGCCAATATCCGACTCGATCACAGCGTCCGCACCGTACCCGAGGCGCTCACGGTCGGCGCTGAGGACATGTCCGCAGGACTGGCGATGCTCGAAGCGCGACACATCGCCGGAGACGCCGATCTGTCGGCGCTGCTGATCGGTGGGGCACGCAGGCAGTGGCGCACCGGGATCGCCTCACGGTTCGACGAACTCGTCGAGCACACCCGCGCGCGCTGGCAGCGCAGTGGTGAGATCGCCCACCGCGCCGAGCCGGATCTCAAGTGCGGCCGAGGCGGCCTGCGCGACGTGCAGCTGCTCAACGCGCTGGCCATCGCCCAGCTCGCCGATGTGTACCCCAGCCGTTCTTTGGCATCGCCCACCGAAACACTTGGGGAGGCGCATCTTTCATTGCTCAATGTGCGAACCGAGCTGCACCGGGTGGCCGGGCGGGGCCGAGAGCTCCTGCTCGCACAGCACGCCGACGAGATCGGTGCGGCACTGAGGATCGGTGACCGGTTCGATCTGGCCCGGATCCTTTCCGATGCCGCTCGCACCGTCAGCTACTACGTCGACGCCGGGATCCGCACGGCGGCCAACGCGCTGCCGCGACGCGGACTGGCCGTGCTGCGCCGGCCGGTCCGGCGCCCACTCGACGAGGGTGTCATCGAATTCAACGGCGAGGTGGTACTGGCTCGCGACGCCCGCCCGGAGCGGGATACCGGGCTGATCTTGCGGGTGGCTGCCGCATCCGCGGTGACCGGGCTGCCGATGGCAGCATCGACGTTGAGCCGGCTGGTGGAGTCGGCGCCGGAACTGCGCGCGCCATGGCCGCGTCAGGCGCTCAAGGACCTGCTGGTGATGCTGGCAGCCGGACCGTCAGTGGTTGCCACCATCGAGGCGCTCGACCGAACCGGACTGTGGGGCCGGCTGTTCCCGGAATGGGGAGCGGTGCGCGACCTGCCGCCTCGCGACGTCGTTCACATCTGGACCGTGGACCGGCATCTGGTCGAAACCGTCTCGCGGGCAAGCGCTCTGACCACCCGGGTGTCTCGGCCCGATCTGCTGGTGCTGGGCGCGCTGGTGCACGACATCGGCAAGGGGCGCGGCGGTGACCACAGCATCATCGGCGCCGAATTGGCGACCCAGATCGGTAACCGCTTGGGTCTGTGGCCCTCCGACATTGACATCCTGGCCGCGGTGGTACGCCACCATCTGCTGCTGGCCAAGACCGCCACCCGGCGCGACCTGCAGGATCCGCGCACCATAGCCACGGTGGTCGACGCACTCGGCGGAGATCTCGTCGTCCTGGAGCTGTTGCACGCGTTGGCCGAAGCCGACTCGCTGGCCACCGGACCGGGCGTGTGGGGCGACTGGAAGGCGTCGCTGATCGGCGACCTGGTGCGGCGTTGCCGTCTGGTGATGGCCGGCGAACCGCTTCCCAAGCCCGACCCCATCGACGCGCGCTTCGTGGCGCTGGCCGCCGGCTCGGGTGTGCACGTTGAACTCGTTCCCGCCGACACGGCGCACATCTACCAGGTCACCATGATCGCCCCGGACAGTCGTGGGCTGTTGTCCAAGACCGCAGGCGTGTTGGCGCTGAACTCGCTGCGGGTGCATTCGGCGTCGGTCAACGGTTGCCACGGCAGCGCGGTGAACACGTTTGTCGTGTCGCCCCATTTCGGCAGCCCGCCGGCTGCCGAGTTGCTGCGCCAGCAACTCATCCTGGCCATCGACGGTGAGCTCGATGTGGTCGGCGGCTTGGAGAAGAAGGCCGCCGATGCGGCTGCATCGGGCCGGGTCGGCGAAGTGCGTCCGGCCGTTCCGATCAACTCGCCTGCGGCACCGCCGCGCGTGCTGTGGCACGACGGCGCCGAGGCAGGGCAGCTGGTGGCCGAGATCCGGGCCACCGATCGAGCCGGTCTGCTGTCCGCGCTGACAGCGGTGTTCGAGCGCGCCGGTGTGGACATCGCCTGGGCGAAGGTCACCACGCTGGGCTCCTCGGTGGTCGACGTCTTCGGCATCGTGTTGCCGCCCGGAAGCACCGTCGAGACGGTGCGGCCGAAGTTGGAACTTCAACTGTTCGCTGTTCTACCCGCTCCGCCGGCCAAGCCGGTGGAGGAAGCCAGCTGA
- the ffh gene encoding signal recognition particle protein: MFESLSDRLTGALSGLRGKGRLTDADIDATAREIRLALLEADVSLPVVRQFVARIKDRAKGAEVSAALNPAQQVIKIVNEELIAILGGETRQLAYARNPPTVIMLAGLQGSGKTTLAGKLAKWLKAQGHTPLLVACDLQRPGAVNQLQIVGERAGVDVFAPHPGTAPGAEEVKGTADPVAVASAGLGEAKAKLYDVVIVDTAGRLGIDEELMNQAAAIRDAVNPDEVLFVLDAMIGQDAVNTAEAFRAGVGFTGVVLTKLDGDARGGAALSVREITGVPILFASAGEKLEDFDVFHPDRMASRILGMGDVLTLIEQAEQHFDAAQAEATAAKIGSGELTLEDFLEQMLAIRKMGPIGNLLGMLPGAGQMKDALAAVDDSQLDRVQAIIRGMTPAERADPKIINASRRLRIANGSGVAVSEVNQLVDRFFEARKMMSQMAGQMGMPFARKSNRKAAKGKNKRKKGGKGPTPPKARNPLGAGMAGLPPGFPDLSNMPKGLDELPPGLADIDLSKLKFPKN, from the coding sequence GTGTTTGAATCCCTGTCCGACCGGTTGACCGGTGCCCTCTCGGGTCTGCGGGGCAAGGGTCGGCTGACCGACGCCGACATCGATGCCACCGCCCGAGAGATCCGCTTGGCGCTGCTGGAAGCCGACGTATCGCTGCCGGTGGTGCGGCAGTTCGTCGCCCGCATCAAGGATCGTGCCAAGGGTGCGGAGGTATCGGCCGCGCTCAACCCCGCCCAGCAGGTCATCAAGATCGTCAACGAGGAGCTCATCGCGATCCTCGGCGGCGAGACTCGCCAATTGGCCTACGCGCGCAACCCACCGACGGTCATCATGCTGGCCGGTCTGCAAGGTTCGGGTAAGACCACGCTGGCCGGCAAGCTTGCCAAATGGCTGAAGGCCCAAGGACATACACCCCTGCTGGTGGCCTGCGACCTGCAGCGTCCGGGTGCGGTCAACCAGCTGCAGATCGTCGGTGAACGTGCCGGCGTCGACGTCTTCGCACCCCATCCCGGCACGGCGCCCGGCGCCGAAGAGGTCAAAGGGACCGCAGACCCCGTGGCGGTGGCTTCGGCCGGTCTCGGCGAAGCCAAGGCCAAGCTCTACGACGTGGTGATCGTCGACACCGCGGGCCGGCTCGGCATCGACGAGGAGCTGATGAACCAGGCCGCGGCCATCCGCGACGCCGTGAATCCCGACGAGGTGTTGTTCGTCCTGGACGCGATGATCGGTCAGGACGCCGTCAACACCGCCGAGGCCTTCCGGGCAGGTGTCGGATTCACCGGCGTGGTGCTGACAAAACTCGACGGCGACGCCCGCGGCGGCGCGGCGCTGTCGGTGCGCGAGATCACCGGAGTGCCGATCCTGTTCGCCTCGGCGGGGGAGAAGCTGGAAGACTTCGACGTCTTCCACCCCGATCGGATGGCCAGCCGGATCCTGGGCATGGGCGACGTCCTGACCCTCATCGAGCAGGCCGAGCAGCACTTCGATGCGGCACAGGCCGAGGCCACCGCCGCCAAGATCGGCAGCGGAGAGCTCACCCTCGAGGATTTCCTCGAGCAGATGCTGGCCATCCGCAAGATGGGGCCGATCGGCAACCTGCTGGGAATGCTTCCCGGCGCCGGACAGATGAAGGATGCGTTGGCCGCCGTCGACGACAGCCAGCTCGATCGGGTGCAGGCCATCATCCGCGGCATGACGCCCGCGGAACGCGCCGACCCGAAGATCATCAACGCCTCGCGGCGGCTGCGCATCGCCAACGGCTCGGGGGTGGCGGTCTCGGAGGTCAACCAGCTCGTCGACCGATTCTTCGAAGCCCGCAAGATGATGTCGCAGATGGCGGGCCAGATGGGCATGCCCTTTGCCCGCAAGAGCAACCGCAAAGCAGCCAAGGGCAAGAACAAGCGGAAGAAGGGTGGTAAGGGCCCCACGCCGCCCAAGGCGCGCAATCCGCTGGGCGCGGGCATGGCCGGTCTGCCCCCGGGCTTCCCGGACCTGTCGAACATGCCCAAGGGTCTCGACGAACTGCCGCCGGGTCTGGCCGACATCGACCTGTCGAAGCTGAAGTTTCCGAAGAACTAG
- a CDS encoding amidohydrolase family protein, protein MPAGAALHVRGRGLPDGEPVEWWIVHGTLSAEPVRGAQTIFGADGDSGWILPGLVDAHCHVGLGPQGEIPLDEAVEQAEAERAVGALLLRDAGSPTDTRGFDERPELPRIIRAGRHLARPKRYQRDFALELEDPWQLPEAVAAQARWGDGWVKLVGDWIDRDTGDLAPLWADDVLEAAIAAAHANGARVTAHVFSEDALPGLITAGIDCIEHGTGLTEDTVDLMVEYGTALVPTLINIENFPGIADAAHRYPRYQQHMRALYRSCRERIAAAREAGVPIYAGSDAGSAVAHGRIADEVEALKGVGMSPTEALGAACWDAREWLRRPGLRHGASADLVCFADDPRSSAAVLANPTLVMLRGVVY, encoded by the coding sequence ATGCCGGCCGGCGCTGCTCTGCACGTCCGTGGACGCGGCCTGCCCGATGGTGAACCCGTCGAGTGGTGGATCGTCCACGGCACATTGAGCGCCGAGCCGGTCCGTGGTGCGCAGACGATCTTCGGCGCCGACGGCGACAGTGGCTGGATTCTGCCCGGCCTGGTCGACGCCCATTGTCACGTGGGCCTGGGCCCGCAGGGAGAGATCCCGCTCGATGAAGCGGTCGAGCAGGCCGAAGCTGAGCGCGCCGTCGGGGCCCTGCTGCTGCGCGACGCGGGTTCGCCGACCGACACCCGAGGCTTCGACGAGCGTCCGGAGCTACCGCGCATCATCCGGGCCGGGCGTCACCTGGCGCGCCCCAAGCGCTACCAGCGGGATTTCGCTCTCGAACTCGAAGACCCCTGGCAGCTTCCCGAGGCGGTGGCCGCCCAGGCTCGCTGGGGAGACGGCTGGGTGAAGCTGGTCGGGGATTGGATCGATCGGGACACCGGGGACCTGGCGCCGCTGTGGGCCGACGACGTACTCGAGGCGGCCATCGCCGCCGCGCACGCCAACGGGGCGCGGGTGACCGCACATGTGTTCAGTGAAGACGCGCTGCCCGGACTCATCACCGCAGGTATCGACTGCATCGAACATGGCACCGGACTGACCGAGGACACCGTGGACCTGATGGTCGAGTACGGGACCGCACTGGTCCCGACGTTGATCAACATCGAGAACTTCCCCGGGATCGCCGACGCGGCGCACCGCTACCCGCGCTATCAGCAGCACATGCGGGCGCTGTACCGCAGCTGTCGGGAGCGCATCGCCGCCGCCCGCGAAGCCGGTGTGCCCATCTACGCCGGATCAGATGCCGGCAGCGCCGTCGCGCATGGTCGCATCGCCGACGAGGTCGAGGCGCTCAAGGGTGTCGGCATGAGCCCCACCGAGGCGCTGGGCGCGGCCTGCTGGGACGCCCGGGAATGGTTGCGCCGGCCGGGGCTGCGGCACGGGGCCTCGGCAGATTTGGTGTGCTTTGCCGACGACCCGCGATCGAGCGCGGCGGTGCTGGCGAACCCGACATTGGTGATGCTGCGCGGTGTCGTCTACTAG
- a CDS encoding D-alanyl-D-alanine carboxypeptidase family protein, with protein sequence MRRRFAGLALALCAALVTALLPPGSSAIAQPAEAAAAQPVPDGPAKAWLLADLDTGRVLASRDPYGNYAPASTIKVLMAMVALDHLRPESFARANASHTTVECSCVGLKPGQAYTTRQLVEAILMVSGNDAANMLADMLGGQRVAVAAMNRKAALVGARATRASSPSGLDGPGWESSTTPHDLAVIMRAALRYPLIAHIMGSPSAQFPGKTIHNQNELLKRYPGSLGGKTGYTNLARKTYVGAAQRGNRRLVVVQMYGTGDLYGHAIRLLDWGFAQP encoded by the coding sequence GTGCGAAGACGGTTCGCGGGGTTGGCGCTCGCCCTGTGCGCGGCCCTGGTGACCGCCCTGCTACCCCCTGGTTCGTCAGCGATCGCGCAGCCTGCCGAAGCGGCTGCGGCCCAACCGGTTCCCGATGGCCCCGCCAAAGCGTGGCTGCTCGCCGATCTCGACACCGGTCGCGTGTTGGCCAGTCGCGATCCGTACGGCAACTACGCACCGGCGAGCACCATCAAGGTGCTCATGGCCATGGTGGCGCTCGACCACCTGCGCCCGGAGAGCTTCGCCCGCGCCAATGCGTCCCACACCACCGTCGAATGCTCCTGTGTCGGACTCAAACCCGGCCAGGCCTACACCACCCGACAGCTGGTCGAGGCCATTCTGATGGTCTCGGGCAACGACGCAGCCAACATGTTGGCGGACATGCTCGGCGGGCAACGGGTGGCTGTGGCCGCGATGAATCGCAAGGCCGCACTCGTCGGCGCGAGGGCCACCAGGGCGTCCTCGCCGTCCGGTCTGGACGGCCCCGGCTGGGAATCATCAACCACACCACACGATCTCGCGGTCATCATGCGTGCGGCGCTGAGGTATCCGTTGATCGCCCACATCATGGGTTCACCGTCGGCGCAGTTTCCGGGCAAGACCATCCACAATCAGAACGAGCTGCTCAAGCGGTATCCGGGCAGCCTCGGCGGGAAGACCGGCTACACCAACTTGGCCCGCAAGACCTACGTCGGTGCCGCCCAGCGCGGAAACCGGCGACTGGTCGTCGTGCAGATGTACGGCACCGGTGATCTCTACGGGCATGCGATCCGGCTGTTGGATTGGGGCTTCGCGCAGCCTTAG
- a CDS encoding D-alanyl-D-alanine carboxypeptidase family protein: MTSRLLVCVGVTLSLVATATAGVVTAAPAVGVPAGISQPAGSAPVPDGPAQAWVLADMDTGAILAGRNQDGRYAPASTIKVLLAQTVLDELPLEATVVANQADTEVECNCAGVTPGMTYTTRQLLEALLLVSGNDAANTLATMLGGHDVALAKMNAKAAALGAHATQAGSPSGLDGPGIEIWSSPRDLAVIFRAAMANPVFAQITAQPTAVFPTATGDRVLVNQDELLHRYPGTFGGKSGYTDIARKTFVGGAQRGSRHLVVALMYGVNVEGAPTYWDQAAGLFDWGFALSPDAGVSRL, translated from the coding sequence ATGACGTCACGGCTTCTCGTATGTGTGGGTGTCACGCTCAGCCTGGTCGCAACCGCCACAGCCGGCGTTGTCACCGCTGCGCCCGCGGTCGGGGTGCCGGCGGGCATCAGCCAGCCGGCGGGTTCTGCACCGGTACCCGACGGTCCGGCGCAGGCGTGGGTCCTGGCCGACATGGATACCGGCGCCATTCTGGCCGGACGTAACCAGGACGGCCGGTACGCCCCGGCAAGCACCATCAAGGTGCTGCTCGCCCAGACTGTCCTCGACGAGTTGCCGCTCGAGGCCACCGTCGTGGCCAACCAAGCCGACACCGAGGTCGAATGCAACTGCGCGGGTGTGACACCGGGCATGACCTACACCACGCGCCAACTGCTGGAGGCGCTGCTGCTGGTGTCGGGCAACGACGCGGCCAACACCCTGGCGACCATGCTCGGTGGACACGACGTCGCGCTGGCCAAGATGAACGCCAAGGCCGCCGCACTCGGAGCCCACGCGACCCAGGCGGGCTCGCCCTCCGGACTGGACGGCCCAGGAATCGAGATCTGGTCCTCTCCGCGGGATCTGGCCGTCATCTTCCGGGCCGCCATGGCCAATCCGGTGTTTGCCCAGATCACCGCGCAGCCGACGGCGGTCTTCCCCACCGCAACCGGTGACCGGGTGTTGGTCAACCAGGACGAGCTGCTGCACCGTTACCCCGGAACATTCGGCGGCAAGAGCGGATACACCGACATCGCGCGCAAGACCTTCGTCGGTGGTGCCCAACGCGGCAGCCGGCATCTGGTGGTCGCTCTGATGTACGGCGTCAACGTCGAAGGCGCGCCGACATATTGGGACCAGGCGGCGGGCCTTTTCGATTGGGGCTTCGCGCTGAGCCCCGACGCGGGAGTCAGTCGACTCTAA
- a CDS encoding nuclear transport factor 2 family protein, translating to MMTLGEISDRLEIQQLLVDYSTAIDQRRFDDLDAVFTSDAYIDYRVSGGIDGRFGEVKAWLKEVLPNFPAYYHMLGNIDVRLNGDQATSRAICFNPMVLGGAAEQPQIYFVGIWYVDEFVRTEQGWRMSRRVEEKCFDKLV from the coding sequence GTGATGACTCTTGGGGAGATCTCGGACCGCCTGGAGATCCAGCAGTTGCTGGTCGATTACTCCACGGCCATCGACCAGCGCCGCTTCGACGACCTCGATGCGGTGTTCACCAGCGACGCCTACATCGACTACCGGGTATCGGGTGGCATCGACGGTCGCTTCGGCGAGGTCAAGGCCTGGCTGAAAGAGGTGCTGCCGAACTTCCCCGCGTACTACCACATGCTCGGCAACATCGACGTGCGGTTGAACGGCGACCAGGCGACGTCGCGGGCGATCTGCTTCAACCCGATGGTGCTCGGGGGCGCGGCCGAGCAGCCCCAGATCTACTTCGTTGGGATCTGGTACGTCGACGAGTTCGTGCGTACCGAGCAGGGCTGGCGGATGAGCCGACGGGTGGAGGAGAAGTGCTTCGACAAGCTGGTCTGA
- a CDS encoding nuclear transport factor 2 family protein — protein MTDGSARLAELEEIKQLKARYCRLLDTKKWAEWRMLFADDFRSDTSPAGGKLIVGADDFVAFTRRSVGERATVHQVHAPEIEFTSTTTARAIWALEDVVRLAPGVNLRGYGHYHETYEKVDGQWYFTSSTLTRIREDIFNMLTSVYLSDRIKKAAGAVARRLVR, from the coding sequence GTGACCGACGGGAGCGCGCGGCTGGCCGAGCTGGAGGAGATCAAACAGCTCAAAGCCCGGTACTGCCGCCTGCTGGACACCAAGAAATGGGCCGAATGGCGGATGCTGTTCGCCGACGACTTTCGCAGCGACACCTCACCGGCTGGCGGCAAACTCATCGTCGGCGCCGACGATTTCGTCGCGTTCACCCGGCGCAGCGTGGGCGAACGCGCCACCGTGCACCAGGTGCACGCACCCGAGATCGAGTTCACCTCAACCACAACGGCCCGCGCGATATGGGCGCTCGAAGACGTGGTGCGGCTGGCCCCCGGCGTCAATCTGCGCGGCTATGGGCACTATCACGAGACCTACGAGAAGGTGGACGGGCAGTGGTATTTCACCAGCTCCACGTTGACCCGGATTAGGGAAGACATCTTCAACATGCTGACGTCGGTGTACCTGTCCGACCGCATCAAGAAGGCTGCCGGTGCAGTGGCGCGCCGGCTCGTGCGCTGA